The segment agaaattgttaaataatttagtaattataacAATTCATGAATTCCAATATTATGCTAAATAATGGTATTATACCTTCGCTTTCATTTTATACACTACGCCTAGAATGTCATCATCATTCACCTCACCGTACAATGTGATAAAcacattaataatatatatgatcaTTGCGAACATGAATAAAACCATCAATATTACAAGCTCCGGATTATCAACAAATGACCAATTGGAAAATGAACTTGTGTCACCtaataattagataaattaactATCGttgaatactttttttaaatgaaaaaataaatataaatatacagtacCTGTGAGTAATAAAATCGTTGCAAAAAATGAAGTAAAGATGTTTGTAAACATGTTTGTGTTCTCATCAggtttttgtataataaataaattattatttaaaacgtCAGTAGTTTCATTTTCATATACTTGATAAGTAGGGATCAAATTCCAAGGATTATTAGGGTCATCATTGACTATACGTTTGTCTAAAGAATAACTCAAGTTTGGTGATAATAGAATATAAAATGCCAATGCAAAGCTCGATAAAATCATCAGAACGAagtatataaagaaaaataatagttttttcaCGACTCTAACaactactatataatatttagcatagaaattaaata is part of the Rhizophagus irregularis chromosome 2, complete sequence genome and harbors:
- a CDS encoding uncharacterized protein (SECRETED:cutsite_SYS-LD; SECRETED:prob_0.7792); SECRETED:SignalP(1-21) gives rise to the protein MILSSFALAFYILLSPNLSYSLDKRIVNDDPNNPWNLIPTYQVYENETTDVLNNNLFIIQKPDENTNMFTNIFTSFFATILLLTGDTSSFSNWSFVDNPELVILMVLFMFAMIIYIINVFITLYGEVNDDDILGVVYKMKAKAMSEIELFYMLPHQRRFQKWFPEVLYFDVELGEAQELIKELISEGKWNTNEFPEMKQDLLNKLKIQHN